The Arachis duranensis cultivar V14167 chromosome 2, aradu.V14167.gnm2.J7QH, whole genome shotgun sequence genome has a window encoding:
- the LOC107476336 gene encoding uncharacterized protein LOC107476336, whose product MASEDSFLVLVHHRGSIKRKTRSGVKFTDKDPLCIIVSPATSYDGLVSSVLGKLGLEGVKRVKKFFYRIPITVLHDTVKYDCFTIGSDEDLQVMFLSRRQFPEVRTPELLAKFVDVVSSSGGSNRNANTIATAAGSSSRPAVASSSVPVYEAAVQPAASPSFAVDLAGNVGDEVGYDEHHPTEVQCPPPAGVGEGLCDDPDDDEVEPDIIADESGDDV is encoded by the coding sequence ATGGCTAGTGAGGATAGTTTTCTAGTGCTAGTACACCACAGAGGATCGATTAAGAGAAAAACTCGGTCTGGGGTGAAGTTCACGGATAAGGATCCTCTATGTATTATTGTGAGCCCCGCGACCAGTTACGATGGTCTCGTGAGCTCTGTGCTTGGCAAACTTGGTCTGGAAGGAGTGAAGAGAGTTAAGAAGTTTTTCTATCGCATTCCAATCACGGTGCTCCACGATACGGTGAAGTATGATTGTTTCACGATCGGGAGTGATGAGGACTTGCAGGTCATGTTTCTTTCTCGTAGGCAGTTTCCGGAGGTGAGGACACCGGAGCTGTTGGCTAAGTTCGTCGACGTGGTATCTAGCTCTGGTGGGTCGAACCGGAATGCCAACACTATAGCCACGGCGGCGGGTTCGAGCTCGAGACCTGCGGTTGCTTCTTCCTCCGTTCCAGTGTATGAGGCAGCGGTCCAGCCTGCCGCCTCCCCATCTTTTGCTGTTGATCTCGCCGGCAATGTTGGAGACGAGGTTGGATATGATGAACATCATCCTACTGAAGTACAGTGTCCTCCTCCGGCTGGTGTTGGCGAGGGATTGTGTGATGATCCAGATGATGATGAAGTCGAGCCGGATATTATCGCTGATGAAAGCGGCGATGATGTTTGA
- the LOC107476340 gene encoding protein MAIN-LIKE 1-like translates to MRLDERYVPYLQMAGLYHLARLNDRWFRLDEPLVSAFVERWRLETHTFHMPFGECTITLQDVAYQLGLPVDGHYVSGCLTDFHLYIEGGRPAWQWFHELLGVLPPENQVQKFAVNCTWFHETFGDCPDGADEETVRRFARAYIMMLLGTQLFANKSDNRIHIRWLPYVARLEEMGGYSWGSAALAWLYWCMCRVANRYAVKLAGPLQLLQSWIFWRFPSFRPTGYDEISWPLSSRWSGYNPGISNKGPRVQMTRLKIDLLQPRDFIWMPYSALDVIQVVHPEVLEPRHTMLWRCVTSLIYFAVVEWHQVDRVLPQFGGVQPPRVPP, encoded by the exons AGAGGTACGTtccgtacttgcagatggccGGATTGTACCATCTTGCGAGACTGAACGACAGATGGTTCCGACTAGACGAGCCCCTAGTCAGCGCATTCGTCGAGAGGTGGCGGCTTGAGACGCACACCTTCCACATGCCGTTCGGAGAGTGCACCATCACGCTTCAGGACGTTGCATACCAGCTGGGGTTGCCAGTGGACGGACATTACGTCAGTGGTTGCCTGACGGACTTCCACCTGTACATTGAGGGTGGGAGGCCAGCTTGGCAGTGGTTCCATGAGTTGCTCGGTGTTTTACCTCCCGAGAACCAGGTTCAGAAATTCGCAGTCAACTGCACCTGGTTCCATGAGACATTTGGAGATTGTCCCGACGGGGCTGATGAGGAGACAGTTAGGCGCTTTGCCCGTGCCTATATCATGATGTTATTGGGCACGCAGCTGTTTGCCAACAAGTCCGACAATCGTATACACATCAGATGGCTACCCTATGTTGCTCGGCTTGAGGAGATGGGTGGCTACAGTTGGGGGTCGGCGGCACTAGCATGGTTGTACTGGTGCATGTGCCGAGTCGCCAACAGATATGCCGTCAAGTTAGCCGGGCCTTTACAGTTACTGCAGTCTTGGATCTTCTGGAGGTTTCCTTCATTTAGGCCTACTGGGTATGATGAGATTAGCTGGCCCCTTTCCTCGAG ATGGTCTGGTTACAATCCTGGGATTAGCAACAAGGGACCTCGGGTACAGATGACTCGCTTGAAGATCGACTTGTTACAGCCTCGGGAT TTCATATGGATGCCGTATAGCGCACTTGACGTCATCCAGGTTGTCCATCCGGAGGTCTTGGAGCCGCGGCATACGATGTTATGGCGGTGTGTGACGTCGTTGATTTATTTTGCGGTGGTCGAGTGGCATCAGGTTGATAGAGTTTTACCGCAGTTTGGCGGCGTTCAGCCCCCCCGTGTCCCGCCCTAA
- the LOC107476337 gene encoding uncharacterized protein LOC107476337 produces MRQDEHLGQLARFGARDTDGSVGITEFQVGQQFQDKDEALLSVKTYSIRRGVQYKVVESDYRRYVGKCSEFGNGCTWLIRLSLRQRKGIWEVKRYNGSHTCLATSISSDHRSLDYHVIATFIMPMVRADASVNIKVLLNATAAHFCFRPTYRRVWMAKQKAVAIIYGDWDESYNELPRWVLGVQLTMPGTVAVLRTCPVRVGGQVDESQAYFHRMFWTFPPCIEAFRHCKPLVGIDGTHLYGKYGGTLLVTIAQDGNSNVLPVAFALVEGENAESWSFFLSHLRQHVTPQPGLLVISDRHNGIKAALDAPDGGWLPPSAYRAFCIRHVAANFALTFKGKDARRLLVNAAYAKTEVEFDYWFDILRSEDPAMCDWANRIEYSLWTQYCDEGWRFGHMTTNISECVNSILKGVRNLPVCSLVKATYGRLAELFVRKGREAEA; encoded by the coding sequence ATGAGGCAGGACGAACATCTTGGGCAGCTAGCTAGATTTGGCGCTAGAGATACCGACGGGTCTGTCGGTATAACAGAGTTCCAGGTTGGTCAACAATTCCAGGATAAAGATGAGGCGCTGTTGAGTGTCAAGACGTATAGCATCCGCCGAGGGGTACAGTACAAGGTGGTTGAGTCTGACTATCGCCGGTACGTGGGAAAGTGTTCTGAGTTTgggaatgggtgcacatggttgattaGGCTGAGCCTCCGACAGCGCAAGGGCATCTGGGAAGTCAAGCGGTACAACGGGTCGCATACCTGTCTcgccacctccatctccagTGACCATAGGAGCTTGGACTACCACGTGATAGCGACATTCATCATGCCAATGGTTAGGGCTGACGCATCCGTCAACATCAAGGTGCTTCTAAATGCAACGGCAGCACACTTTTGCTTCAGGCCTACATACCGGAGGGTGTGGATGGCCAAGCAGAAGGCAGTAGCAATCATCTACGGGGATTGGGATGAGTCGTACAACGAGCTCCCTCGGTGGGTCTTAGGAGTTCAGTTGACTATGCCTGGCACTGTAGCAGTCCTCAGGACCTGCCCTGTTCGAGTTGGTGGACAGGTGGATGAGTCTCAGGCTTATTTTCATAGGATGTTCTGGACTTTTCCCCCTTGTATCGAAGCATTTCGTCATTGCAAGCCGTTGGTGGGTATTGACGGCACCCATCTATATGGCAAGTATGGGGGAACGTTGCTTGTGACGATTGCACAGGACGGGAATTCCAACGTACTCCCTGTGGCATTCGCACTAGTTGAGGGTGAGAATGCTGAGTCATGGTCCTTCTTTCTCTCCCACCTCCGTCAGCACGTGACACCTCAGCCAGGTCTGTTAGttatttcagataggcataacGGCATCAAGGCAGCACTTGATGCACCTGATGGGGGATGGCTACCTCCGTCTGCATATCGGGCATTCTGTATTCGACACGTTGCAGCGAATTTCGCCCTCACCTTTAAGGGCAAAGATGCCCGGAGGCTTCTTGTGAACGCCGCATATGCGAAGACCGAGGTGGAGTTTGACTACTGGTTCGACATCCTGCGCTCTGAGGATCCGGCAATGTGTGACTGGGCGAACCGAATTGAGTACTCGTTGTGGACACAGTACTGTGATGAGGGTTGGAGATTCGGGCACATGACGACCAATATATCAGAGTGTGTCAATTCAATCCTGAAGGGGGTAAGAAACCTCCCTGTTTGCTCGCTGGTGAAGGCCACATACGGAAGGCTGGCTGAGCTATTTGTCCGTAAGGGTAGGGAGGCCGAGGCTTAG
- the LOC107476339 gene encoding uncharacterized protein LOC107476339, with amino-acid sequence MGTGQQFSQYLVKCIKANLKTARCFTVTVYDRDNSEYTVAETTPTGSFSLGTYRVSLGSKTCDCGYFQALHFPCPHALACCAYSRLTWQPYVHQVYRLSSVFSVYQMGFTPPIPEGFWPPYAGPTVIPDPNMRRAREGRPKSTRIRTNMDNADPNRPKRCGLCR; translated from the coding sequence ATGGGTACTGGACAACAATTCAGTCAATACCTAGTAAAGTGTATCAAGGCCAACCTAAAGACAGCCAGGTGCTTCACGGTGACTGTTTATGACAGGGATAACTCGGAGTACACCGTGGCTGAGACGACTCCGACAGGTTCATTCTCACTTGGTACGTACAGGGTCTCATTAGGGTCCAAGACTTGTGATTGTGGATACTTCCAAGCACTTCATTTCCCGTGTCCTCACGCCCTGGCCTGCTGTGCTTATTCACGTCTTACATGGCAGCCTTACGTCCACCAGGTCTATCGCCTTAGTTCCGTTTTCAGTGTCTATCAGATGGGATTTACACCTCCCATTCCGGAGGGTTTCTGGCCACCATATGCCGGGCCTACCGTTATACCGGATCCGAACATGAGGCGTGCGAGGGAGGGTCGTCCAAAGTCCACACGCATTCGCACCAACATGGATAATGCAGATCCAAACCGGCCAAAGAGATGTGGCCTCTGCAGGTAG